DNA from Alnus glutinosa chromosome 2, dhAlnGlut1.1, whole genome shotgun sequence:
AGATTCTTTGCGTGTAAGTGGCATATGTTGATTGGCTACCCTGTCCacagattttattttcttttcttttttctattatccgctctgttgtttttttttaagacaaagCGTACCTTATAAGATTgattagatttgtttttttatttttaattgcttttttgtattttttaagattagatggtggaataggatcctcaccaatttcaacttcaaaatatataagaaacaattttatggtttaaaacatattttattgtatttaattatgtatatgatattgcgttatttaaaattttaatagacgTGGCAACGTATTTACCTtctctaaaatttaattttgactataaaataatttatctctCTTTCACTTCAAATAGAGAGGATTctgattcaaaattttaattattatttttaaattgagtaatgctatgggtgatctttttatctttttaaattaatgtgattattaaaattgtcaatttgaGAGTCACATTAATTTGGGAAGATAAAAAGGTAATTTCTTATGAGTAATGCTCAAGGGAGAACCAAAACTTTGAGTGAGGGGAcgaaactgaaaaaaaaaaaaaaaaaaaaaaaaaaaaaatgtgtaataaaataatttttgagtctatttcataaaataataataataataattttttttttttaaaaaaaaacaactgttttttaataaatgtttttttgggGGACTCAAGAGTCAAGCCTCCAAGCTTTGTACAAGGTGGTCCATCtttgaaagaaaattgtttcatacacacagagagagggggtaaatatatatatatattacaataaaACCTGTTGCAATGCGAAAGATAATTGTTTATCTCTTAATTAGctattttatattcttaagCCATTTTACTACTAcggttaaaaaagaaaaaaaaaaaaaaaaaaaaaaaaaaaggccttgcTACTATATTTCTTTCACACTCCACAAGATGTGCGAAAAACTGCACATCTTGATCCTGTGCAATGtgaaaagaaatataattttattgttatatatttgacttctcactctttttacttcttttttttttttattcttttttattggttACAGTAAATTAtgatcttttcaaattatttgtttaaatttgagagaatttgacctagtgattatgagagaccacttatgagacccaCTTGACCGGATAGTAGTTGGGTAGCCCAATTTTTAGTTGGTTAGGTGAATTCTACAAGTGGTATTTTACAATCACATgtccaaattctctcaaattcagataGATAATTTGGAAGTATTCTAATCGGTAAAAAGCTacgttttgtgttttttttgttaaatttttaaataagtttatttatttttttttaaataaatttatattttttattcaaatggacacgtgtcgtcattttattggtttAATGTAGCACTGACATGGCATTTAACATAATCTATCAATTTTTGTAATAGAATTTAACTTcaggatcgatttgtaattacagtttaccacaaggactatctataaattttttaaatcatagggagtgatttgtaattatgacaTATTACATGGACTAAtgatgcaattaaaaaaaaaaaagaaaaaaaaaaagagaaaagaatcaaCCTTTTTTATTCCAGGTAAAGAGAGAACCAGAAAAGACGAAATTTGTAAAGGATGCTGTACATCTTGAGTCCTTGGCTTATAGTTATAGCTGTTATTTTACAGCTacgaaacaaattaaaaaataaatcatctcaaaaaaatcaaacttatGAAATAGTTTTTCTCTATATTCGATGGGAGAAAAATCTTCTAaatcagtctattaaattgaaatttatcCTTAAAAGCATGTGATTTTTGCATACTCTAAGCACATTTTCAATTTAACGgcctaaatttaaaaattctggAGAAAAACTGTATCATCGTACTTGTGAGAGTTTAAAATTTTCCAAGAACAAAAGAATGCTATCAAACTTAGAGTCCAACCGTCCACCCACCCCGACACCCTGGAGAAGATCCCCTGGAGGGGGACGGCAGGGATGATCTCCCCCTGCcattgtctttgttttttttcttttttctttttttttttttaaaaaaaaaatgaaaatgaaaaaagaaaaatacttctttttaatttaatttaatttttttcaagtaaTATTGGCATGACATTGGAGGCACGTCGCGGACACCGAATGACTTTGACGTGGCAGGTCATTAAATTTTTGGACAGAATATAGATGAAAGGACTAAAACAGAAAACAGGAAAGTACAAGATATGgaccaaaaatatatttaagctttttctttatttatttttttagtgcagtgttttttttttttttgggaggggggtggggggaatGACGAGCTTTGTCTTTACTTCAATAGCATGTTTCCTCCCTTGTTTAAGAATTATCAATTTAGACTAGAAGAATATTTAAGATGAGGAATGAAAATTGCCATCAGGACTAGGGCTTTGATAAGAAGATCATTATTCATTAACATATACAAAGGAGAGAAAAGCTTAGAAGGATGTACCAGTATCCAGTAAGTACTTGGAAAGTGATACATCAACAACAGAAACAGAATAAAACTCAGAACTGGTAACATGTTACTGTCAAGCAAAGAGTGGTTTGAACTAAcaaatgcttaaaaaaatttcaagttcatAGTAGACAAAACTACAACATTCCAAGGATACAGGAAAGTTGATAGATTTATCATGCAATGGATCTGCATAAGCTCACTCCCATTTGTTCATCCACCAACACAGTTttcaaaatataacattttctttttcttatactcTTGTTTTCTATTGGATATtcaggaaatgaaagaaaaaagaaaaggaagaaaagcaCACAGCATATGCTAAAGGAAAAAACAAGAATTGTAAATATCCTGCCATTTTAAGCTGTGTCATAAGAGACCCTCTCAcctaaaataaatcaacaaactCTGTTTCCATCCTCACAGCATATCTCAAAAGTCATGCATAAAGGAGTGAAAGAAACAACTCATTCAAACAAATTGAAGCCACTGATCAGAAAGTATACCCAGATATGTCCCGAGTCTCACGGAGGCAACCCGTGCCTTTtattcagaaaaagaaaaaggaattgtGACTATGAATTATGGCACTTGAAACTTACTTCAGGGAACTCAAAATCTGAGATTACGCAAACAGCATTGAAAATTGTCTTACTCATGCAAATGGCACTGCAAGAGAGGATATTGTTGCATTTCTACTCATGAAACCCTAACTAGGACATAAGCATCGCGATGCTGTAAACccacttgagagagagagagagagagagagagagagagattggtgCAAATAAAGTGAGCTAGATGCTTGGGCACGAGAAGTTCAAATCCTCTAACGATGGTCTATAGAGAGTAAAACTTCCCAGCTGGTGCATCCTGGACAGGGGATGATGCCACACATGTAAATTAGGAATCTCAACAGCATGCACAATACATGCTGCCCGAACAAATTTGGACCAATGCTGAACAAATGGAAATGACCACCAAAAGAAGCaatcttgaaaaaattaagtaacCTTAAAAGACTAGATTAGTCATAGTATTGGAAGGAGGAAAAGCAACACCTAACAAACTACAAATAGACTCAATTCTTAGTAAAAAGGGAAGAAGATAAAACTAAATGACTCATAGTtgtatagatttttattttcccACTCAAACTACATAACGTCGAGATTATACAGATTTTATTCACAACGCACAAATCGATCACATTAGGTatgaaattcaaaaagaaagcaAGCAGCAGCATACCCTTCAGAAATGTATATGAAGCATGTCAGTACACCACAAGACTCTCCACATTAACTCTACACCCAGACCCTCTAATGTTAACTGTAGCAATCTTCTATGAACTGCTGCAGCTCCATAAGCTTGTTACTCACTTCTCCATTACAAGCTCTAGATTTATTTTCCTCTCACTCTTTTATGAAACCAATGGATTGTCAATGAATAAAAGGTTCCTTTTTAACTCAAGTTACAGTGTTTGCAGAAGGTTTTTTGTCTTGGAGGGAGATCACAGTTTCAAAAGCACCGACCAAGGCCTTAACCTTGCTCTTCCGGGTTTCAACGAGTTTACTTGCCGTTTCTTCAATCACATTATTAaacaaaccctgagcattcttCCCCTGCACATCTTGATGTCTCAAAACAACTTTTTGTGAACCAGGTTCGGAACCGTTCGTGTCACCATCAACTCCTTCTGTCCTCTTAAAGCTTCTCCTTCGGGTATCAGCCTTGACATTTTGGTCCTCGCCTAAACTTGAGCCTCCTTGGACTGTTATTTACAGAATGAACATCAACCACCTTCCCCCTCCTGAACTTTAACTTCGACGGTTGGCAATTTTTATCTTCAGAACAAACCATCCCAGCCTTTGTGGGCCTCCCTTTGTATCCCTCTTCCGAGGAGTCTGCTTCTTCTATGTTTTCCACATTGTTTTCTGATAGTGAGTCATATTCTGCTTCACTCATCATACATTCAGACTCCTCTTGAGATTCTTCTTCATAGGATGAAGAAGAAGGAGCATTTGGGAGGGATGAAGACTTCGGAGATGAGGGTAAAGCAGGTGACAATTCAATTGCAAAACCTTCATTTTGATCACATTCCAAAGTTTTGTTCTCAGTTTCCATCTTGATGACATACAAGGTTTTCTCCACAACCTCATCATTGTTGAGTTGCTTAGGTTCAGCTTCTCAGATCTTGTTCTTATTCATAAGAGGGGACACAGCTTTCAAATCCCTGTGCTTTCTTTCATTTAATCCTGCAACACGATTGACAGAAGACTCCAAAGAAAATGAGGCTGTTGGGGAAGGCAGGGCCTTCTTTACAGCTACTTTGGATGTCCCAGTCGTCTTGCCAATTTGGACATCACTTTTTCTCAGGCTACTTATACCTCCTGAAAATTTAGGAGAAGATATTGGCTTCACTGTCAAAGATTCTGGCTTCAAAGAAGTAGCATGcttcatagacaagtttaaatttttagcttttgataaaacttttttcgAATAAACTTCCACTTTTTCAGAAGATGATGACACTTCCCGCTTCCCAATTTTGACATCACCTTTTCTTAGGCTACTTACACCTCCTGAAAATTTAGGAGAAGATATTGGCTTCACTGTCAAAGATTCCGGCTTCATAGACAAGTTCAAGTTTTTAGCTTTTGATGAACCTTTTTTCGAAGAAACTTCCACTTTTTCAGAAGATGATGACACTTCCCGCTTCATGGTTTTCGGGGGATCATATGTGCGGGTTTTCGCATGTGGGGAAGATTTAAACTTGACCCCTGATGTCTTTCTCCTCTCCGCCAGAACTTTACTTTCTGTCGGATTTTTGCTGACAGGTAATTGTGTTGGCACTTCCTGCTTAATGGTCTGAGGGATATCAGACTCATGGGATTTGGAGTCAGATGACGGTTTGAGCTTGACCACTGGCGTCTTCTTCCTCCCTGGCAGATCTACACTGACTAGTAGATATTCTGTGTCAGGGGTTTTTTTTACAACTCTCTTCAGTATGTGGCTTCTTGCCTTTGCTTCTAATGCATGTTTCCTCCCATATTTACAAAAATCATGACAGGAACCAGTAGAAGCCCTGAGGTAATGAGGAAGAACAGTTTCTCCAcctctctaagggagggagagtgacccttatcaagagtacgctctctaacttacctacgtactacatgtctctgttccctataccggtgagtgttgcttctcgcattgagaagttgcaacgcgattttctttggggtggaatgggtgaagattttaaataccatttggtgagttgggagaaggtttgtactccaatttcgaATGGGGGGCTTGGCTTTAGGAAGTTGGTTCAGTTCAATCGCGCAttgctaggtaaatggttatggcgatttggcatggatagagatgcttggtgaagagtcgcggtggactccaagtatggaagtttgtggggtgggtggtgctcccgagaggttgctggggcgtttggagtagggttgtggaagtttataaggaaaggttgggagaattctccaaattccttagattggaggtgggggatgggagcaggattagattttggcatgacttgtggtgtggagattcgattctgaaagaagtgtttcctgatctctttggcattgctcgggtgaaggatgcgtcagtggctgataatttggagagtttgggcgggtccattcaatagaacgtgagctttattagagaggctcatgattgggaagtgttaaagacatatctacCCCTCAGCTAGATATGTCTTCTCGAGATAAAGTTCCTAATTCTATGCGCGCTCAAgatgaagataaagataaaaccTAGATTATAGGAACTAGTGAtaagataatattttgaattcaaatactCAGATTAGATTGTAGTGTTTCATTCCTATCAGAATTGTAGTCTCCTAAACTCATGTAACTATGTTCtagtttctctatatatacaaacagcCTCTACCAACATTCGGTAAGGCAGCACAAACACAAATCCTTATattttatatggtatcagagccacaacaGTGACTCACGtcctctctctccttttttttttttttttctcttcccaaGTTACGGTCATGTCTGCCTCTAGCCCACCTCCACAACCACCTTCGTTGGTGACCTTCACCAATTTTAATCCTATCAAACTCACCAATGATAACTATCCGGTCTGGCTGCCTCAGATCGTTCCACACCTCAAAGGCGGCAACATATTTGGTTATGTTGATGGTTCCACACCCTGCCCTCCTCCCACTGTGACATCCACCAAAGATGGTGTCTCCACCACTTCTCCCAATCCGGCCTTCCTCCATTGGAGCATGCAAGATCAACTGCTGCTCGGAGCTATTAACTCAGCTCTTTCGGAAAAAATGCTGACCCATGTTACTCGCTGTGCCACCTCCCGCGACGCATGGACGACCTTGGAGACCCTCTTTACGTCTCAGACAAAGGCACGCACCATGCAGGTGCATTATCAATTGGCGACTCTTAAGAAAGGATCTTCCTCCATCGCTGATTACTTCCACACATTTCAGACGTTGTGTGATGCTCTTGCTGTCGTAGGTCAACCTCTCAATGACTTTGAGAAGGTGTCCTTTCTTCTAGCTGGACTCGGCTCTGACTTTGATCCGTTTGTAACCTCTGTTACAACCAGAGCCGAACCACTCTCTGTGGATGAAATCTACGGCCATCTCCTCTCTCATGAGATGCGCTTAGAGAAGCATCAAGCCTCTATTGATCTCTCTGTTGCTGGTGCAAACTTTGCCTCCCGGGGCAACTCTTCTCCACACTCAAACCGTGGCATGCGTGGTTCCCGCGGTAATCATTCTTCTGGCCGTGGCTTCTCTGGCACTTCCAGGCCATTTCGTGGCAGAGGCCGAGGACCCTCATCTGGCCGTGGATCCTCCTCCAACCGACCCTTATGTCAGGTATGCAACCGCTATGGTCACATTGCCTTGGATTGTTACAATAGATTCAATGAGGCATACACTCGAGAACAGCCTTCTCAGGCTCAGGCCTATCTTTCTGCCCCATCCAGCAGCACTGATCAGAACTGGTACCCAGATTCTGGCGCTACACACCATCTGACATCTGATCTCGCCAATTTGAATATCAAGGCTGAAGACTACTTGGGCTCCGATCAAATCCGTATTGGCAATGGTAAGGGGCTCCCAATCAAACACATTGGTACAACTCGACTCTCTACTCCTAGTTCTCATTTTGATCTCCTTGATATTCTGCATGTTCCTCAAATTTCCAAGAACCTCATCTCTGTTCAGAAATTCACCAAAGATACTAATACATTCTTTGAATTCCATCCTTCCCATTTTTTCTTAAAGGACCGTCGCACGGGGAAACTCCTCCTCCACGGGCCGAATAAACATGGACTCTATCAATTTTTTCCCACAAATAAACATCCCCGTCATGCCATGGTGGGTGAACGTGTTTCTGCTTTTCAATGGCACTCCCGGCTGGGCCATCCCACCTTGAAGGTTGTCCGCCATGTCCTTTCTCGTTTTCAGCTTCCAGTTGCTTCTCCAAATGACTCCACTGTTTGCACTGCCTGCCTTGGTGCAAAGAGCAAGCAACTCCCTTTTTCTTCAGCTTCCGGTTCTGCGAATGGTCCTCTTGATTTAATCTATACTGATGTATGGGGACCAGCCCCAGTTAGCTCTAGGTCTGGTGCTAAGTATTATGTTTCCTTTCTTGATGCTTATAGCAAATATACTTGGCTTTATCCAATATCCTTAAAGAGTGATGTTCTTTCAGTTTTCTGCACTTTTAAATTATATGTTGAACGGTTCTTTATGACCAAAATAAAAGCAATTCAATCCGATTGGGGTGGTGAATACCGTCCTGTCAATAACCTACTCAAGCAACTTGGCATTCAGCATCGTGTGTCTTGCCCACATACTCACCAACAAAATGGTGCTATCGAACGAAAACATCGACATATTGTCGAAACCGGTCTAGCACTCCTCTCTCATGCTCATTTACCCTtcaaattttgggatgatgctTTTTCCACTGCATGCTATCTAATCAATCGCATGCCTACCACAGTTCTACAAAATCATTCTCCAtttgaaacacttttcaaatgttCTCCGGATTATTCCTTCTTACGCACCTTTGGTTGTCTATGTTGGCCCAACTTACGTCcatataattcaaacaagtttcAGCCACGTTCTGTCCCTTGTTTATTCCTCGGCTATAGTCCTCTTCACAAAGGCTACAAATGTCTCCACTTGCCCACAAATCGCCTCTACATCTCAAGAGATGTTATTTTCAATGAATCTACTTTTCCATATACTCCTCCCTCATCCTCCCTTGAGTCAAATTCTTGCAATACTCGACAACAGCTCTCCCTGCCCATTCTCCTACCACAGTCAGCATCACAGCTCCCACAACCTGTCCTAGAGCCCTCCTCTCCAAtttcctctccctctctgcACTCTCCATCACTGCAGTCCCTCTCTTCAGCATCTTCCAGCTCTGCTGATTCCCCACTTCCAGCTGatttttcagcttcttcaaCTCCTCCTTTAGTTCCACCTACTTCTTCTCATCCCATGGTTACTCGTGCTAGAAATAACATCTCCAAGCCTAGAGAGTTTACAGATGGTCGAGTTCGGTACCCCCTCCCGAGAGCCCTGCTTGCCGAGTCCTCTACTGATGAGATTGAGCCTACTTGTCATTCTACAGCTGTGAAGGATAAAAATTGGAGAGCTGCCATGAACACCGAATTTGATGCTTTACTACAGAACCAGACTTGGACCCTGGTTCCTCCTGAATTAGCTTCTAATATaattggctgcaaatgggtttttcgGATAAAGCGGAAGGCAGATGGATCGATTGAAAGGTACAAAGCAAGGCTAGTTGCTAAGGGATTTCATCAACAACCGGGCATTGACTATGGTGAAACCTACAGCCCTGTGATCAAACCTACTACGGTACGCATTGTTCTATCAATTGCTTTGTCCAATGGCTGGCCGATTCATCAAATTGACATACAAAATGCATTCCTTCATGGGAATATTTCTGAAGTGGTATTCATGTCTCAGCCTCCCGGTTTTACTCATCCTCAGTTTCCAGATCATGTTTGTAAACTCACAAAGGCTTTATATGGCCTcaaacaagccccaagagcTTGGTTCTCCAGACTTAGTGGTAAACTATTGGAGCTTGGTTTTCATGGATCCAAATCAGACACATCTCTCTTCATCTATAAGTCGGCTGCTTACACTACTCTAGTACTCATTTATGTAGATGACATTCTAATCACATCATCTAAACCATCTGCAGTTTCTACACTTTTACAGACATTGAAACAGGAATTTGCTGTCAAAGACCTCGGGAAACTCCATTTTTTCCTAGGAATTGAAGTTCTTCCAAGCTCCACTGGTTTTATTCTGTCTCAGCATCGGTACATTTTGGACATTCTCAAAAGGACCAAAATGATTGAAGCCAAACCGATCAACTGTCCAATGGCATCTTCTACTCACCTCTCGGCTTTTGAAGGTGATTTATTCTCTGATCCAACTTTATTCCACAGCACAGTGGGCGCATTGCAATACCTCTGCATCACAAGACCGGACATCTCATTCTGTGTGAACAAACTTGCTCAATTCATGCATAATCCCACGGATCTACACTGGCAGGCTGTAAAGAGACTCTTAAGGTATCTCAAGGAAACAGTTCAGTATGGTCTTCACTTCTACCGTGCCCCAACAGCTTCCATTGAGGCCTATTCCGACGCAGATTGGGCTGGAGACCAAGATGATCGTCGCTCTACGGGTGGATATtgtattttccttggaaaaaatcttatttcatgGAGCTGTCGAAAGCAACACACTGTTGCCCGCTCCAGCACCGAGGCCGAATACAAATCCCTAGCAAACACTGCAGCTGAACTCTCCTGGATTATGTCTCTATGTTCTGAACTTGGGCTCAGCTTTACACGTCCTCCTACACTATGGTGTGACAACATCGGAGCTACTTACCTATCTTCAAATCCAGTTTTCCATGCACGAACAAAACATGTCGAAATTGACTTTCATTTTGTTCGAGACATGGTTGCTAAGAAGACCATCCGCATTCAATTCATCTCCAGCAAGGATCAACTAGCGGATGTTCTCACCAAGCCTCTCTCCTCCGCACGTTTTGCTTTCCTTCGTTCCAATCTCAACGTTCTCCCTATACCGTTAAGATTGCAGGGGCatgttaaagacatatctacCCCTCAGCTAGATATGTCTTCTCGAGATAAAGTTCCTAATTCTATGCGCGCTCAAgatgaagataaagataaaaccTAGATTATAGGAACTAGTGAtaagataatattttgaattcaaatactCAGATTAGATTGTAGTGTTTCATTCCTATCAGAATTGTAGTCTCCTAAACTCATGTAACTATGTTCtagtttctctatatatacaaacagcCTCTACCAACATTCGGTAAGGCAGCACAAACACAAATCCTTATATTTTATAggaagtcgatg
Protein-coding regions in this window:
- the LOC133860546 gene encoding uncharacterized protein LOC133860546, with the protein product MTRGGETVLPHYLRASTGSCHDFCKYGRKHALEAKARSHILKRVVKKTPDTEYLLVSVDLPGRKKTPVVKLKPSSDSKSHESDIPQTIKQEVPTQLPVSKNPTESKVLAERRKTSGVKFKSSPHAKTRTYDPPKTMKREVSSSSEKVEVSSKKGSSKAKNLNLSMKPESLTVKPISSPKFSGGVSSLRKGDVKIGKREVSSSSEKVEVYSKKVLSKAKNLNLSMKHATSLKPESLTVKPISSPKFSGGISSLRKSDVQIGKTTGTSKVAVKKALPSPTASFSLESSVNRVAGLNERKHRDLKAVSPLMNKNKI